From Chloracidobacterium sp., the proteins below share one genomic window:
- a CDS encoding twin-arginine translocase TatA/TatE family subunit: MFGIGTPELIFIFLVGFFIFGPRQLPDIGRRLGEIMAQLRRAADEFKQTWEAEVESERARLAKTLSSAAVDLELTPTKPVEAELPTPEGTLPRTPWRPQATDAAPDALGGFMAPDAPRPSSPPNSSPSPDAAMVSALQTKRPVASSVETVGYEG; this comes from the coding sequence ATGTTTGGGATCGGTACGCCGGAACTCATTTTCATCTTTCTTGTTGGCTTCTTTATTTTCGGCCCCCGCCAACTTCCTGACATCGGTCGCCGTCTAGGTGAAATCATGGCTCAGTTACGCCGGGCGGCGGACGAGTTCAAACAAACGTGGGAGGCCGAAGTCGAAAGTGAACGCGCGCGCCTTGCCAAAACCCTGTCCTCAGCCGCTGTTGATCTTGAGCTGACGCCAACTAAGCCGGTGGAAGCGGAATTGCCGACCCCGGAAGGGACTCTCCCCCGAACGCCTTGGCGACCGCAGGCGACGGACGCTGCACCGGACGCGCTAGGTGGATTCATGGCGCCGGACGCTCCGCGGCCTTCATCCCCGCCGAACAGTTCGCCGTCACCTGACGCCGCAATGGTGTCCGCCCTCCAAACAAAACGTCCTGTGGCGTCCTCCGTTGAGACCGTCGGCTATGAGGGCTGA
- the hisD gene encoding histidinol dehydrogenase, whose product MHIYRLDDATGQARLNRILERHATVADPDFVRTVADIIRLVRDNGDRGLFALTEQFDGVSLSAQNVRVEPPLLEKLAAQVPDEVRAALGTAASNIRRFHELQREYTRVMEQPDGVRLTHRVQPLEAVGLYVPGGQAAYPSTVLMTAIPAQVAGVPRLVAVTPAKAFLTQPVLAAALVEAGVAEVYTVGGAQAIAALAYGTESIPRVAKIVGPGNRYVTEAKRQVYGVVDVDAIAGPSEVVVIADDTADPVLVAADMLAQAEHDELAAAICITTSEALAGAVAEQLAYQSATLSRRDVVTQALDRFGAIFLVSSPAEAVRLVNQIAPEHVEVMTAEPERLAEDITFAGAIFIGTASAEAVGDYFAGPSHVLPTGGTARFFSPLGVYDFVRRTNVIRYTMERLVKTADMIACLADAEGLDGHARSIRLRMERHSGPLAPKTNPLSESKQNLLAVEPPPETIPTETP is encoded by the coding sequence ATGCACATTTATCGTCTGGATGACGCCACCGGTCAGGCGCGTCTAAACCGTATCCTCGAACGCCACGCAACGGTCGCCGACCCGGACTTTGTCCGTACCGTTGCCGACATCATTCGTCTGGTCCGCGACAACGGCGACCGTGGGCTGTTTGCTCTGACGGAGCAGTTCGACGGCGTATCGCTTTCCGCACAGAACGTGCGGGTTGAGCCGCCCTTGCTAGAAAAACTGGCCGCGCAGGTACCGGACGAGGTTCGCGCCGCCCTGGGGACGGCCGCCAGCAACATTCGGCGTTTCCACGAACTCCAGCGCGAGTACACGCGCGTCATGGAACAGCCGGACGGCGTGCGGCTCACCCACCGCGTCCAACCGCTGGAGGCTGTCGGGCTGTATGTTCCCGGCGGACAGGCGGCCTATCCTTCGACGGTGCTGATGACGGCTATTCCGGCGCAGGTGGCGGGCGTCCCCCGGCTGGTCGCCGTGACGCCGGCTAAGGCGTTTTTGACACAGCCCGTGCTGGCGGCGGCGCTGGTCGAGGCGGGCGTGGCGGAGGTCTATACCGTCGGTGGAGCGCAGGCGATTGCGGCGCTGGCCTACGGGACGGAAAGCATTCCGCGTGTGGCGAAGATCGTCGGCCCCGGCAATCGCTATGTCACGGAAGCCAAGCGGCAGGTGTACGGTGTCGTGGATGTGGACGCCATCGCCGGTCCTAGCGAAGTCGTCGTCATCGCCGACGACACGGCCGATCCGGTACTAGTGGCCGCTGACATGCTAGCGCAGGCCGAGCATGACGAACTGGCGGCCGCGATTTGCATTACGACCAGTGAAGCCCTTGCAGGCGCAGTGGCCGAACAGCTTGCCTACCAGTCGGCGACGCTGTCCCGGCGCGATGTGGTGACGCAGGCGCTTGACCGTTTCGGTGCGATCTTCCTTGTGTCGTCGCCGGCGGAAGCGGTTCGGCTTGTCAATCAAATTGCGCCGGAGCATGTCGAAGTCATGACGGCCGAACCAGAACGTCTCGCCGAAGACATCACCTTCGCCGGCGCGATTTTCATTGGAACGGCTTCGGCGGAGGCGGTCGGCGACTACTTCGCTGGGCCAAGTCACGTTTTACCGACGGGCGGCACGGCGCGCTTTTTCTCACCACTGGGCGTTTATGATTTTGTCCGTCGTACAAACGTCATTCGTTACACAATGGAGCGACTGGTCAAAACGGCCGATATGATTGCCTGTCTAGCCGACGCCGAAGGGCTGGACGGCCATGCGCGCTCGATTCGGCTGCGGATGGAACGTCATAGCGGGCCGCTCGCGCCGAAGACAAACCCGCTGTCCGAAAGCAAGCAGAACCTGTTGGCGGTTGAGCCGCCGCCGGAAACTATCCCAACCGAAACGCCATGA
- a CDS encoding nucleotidyltransferase family protein: protein MPTRYPDIMPHRDNGVAAERRLERLMACLPENEAALAAGAAEVNDWAALLESAVDHGLEDYLFRRLIRSGVCLPEAVVSRFRRLQTAKAAWTLQVTVQLDRVLDALTAAGIPSVVLKGPLLGERLYGADGFRFSSDLDVLIAYDHVRPALTALAALGYHTDETKLAYALAGDHNVVLDGVSPPLELHFHLFRRFGVTLHSDDFLARAVPYRTRRGRIVHVLSPEDEFLFLCIHAAAHSFARLAWLFDLKLLLGKHPAFDWDTLLWRAQAWRVTTSVVFTCALLRERLGVETPLLSRLTARQRQWLGVNQRLFDQAMRRYNRPRRSFGAKLGFFVASHLYQSSLHDQWRSRFRFLCLTVLRTLQGRRLTPGEA, encoded by the coding sequence ATGCCGACGCGCTACCCGGACATCATGCCGCACCGAGACAACGGCGTTGCTGCCGAACGCCGACTGGAGCGGCTCATGGCTTGTCTGCCAGAAAATGAAGCCGCGCTAGCCGCTGGCGCAGCCGAAGTTAATGATTGGGCGGCATTACTAGAAAGCGCTGTTGACCATGGGTTGGAGGATTATCTGTTCCGGCGGCTCATCCGCTCCGGTGTCTGCCTGCCGGAAGCAGTTGTCAGCCGTTTCCGGCGACTCCAGACTGCTAAGGCCGCCTGGACGCTTCAAGTCACTGTCCAGCTCGACCGGGTTCTGGACGCCTTGACGGCGGCTGGCATTCCATCCGTTGTGCTCAAGGGACCGCTCCTCGGCGAGCGATTGTACGGCGCGGACGGTTTCCGGTTTTCTAGTGATCTGGATGTACTGATCGCCTATGACCACGTCCGCCCGGCGCTAACGGCGCTGGCGGCGCTGGGCTATCACACCGACGAGACAAAGCTGGCCTACGCCTTGGCCGGCGACCACAATGTGGTGCTGGACGGCGTCTCGCCGCCGCTGGAACTGCACTTTCATCTATTTCGTCGCTTTGGCGTCACGCTGCATTCCGATGACTTCCTGGCGCGCGCTGTGCCGTATCGCACCCGACGCGGTCGCATCGTCCATGTCCTGTCGCCAGAAGACGAATTTTTGTTCCTCTGCATCCACGCCGCCGCGCATAGCTTTGCACGACTGGCCTGGTTGTTTGACCTCAAGCTGCTGCTTGGTAAACATCCTGCATTCGATTGGGACACCCTGCTTTGGCGCGCACAGGCGTGGCGTGTGACGACATCGGTTGTGTTCACATGCGCATTGCTGCGCGAGAGGCTCGGTGTGGAAACGCCGTTGCTGTCCCGACTTACGGCAAGGCAGCGCCAATGGTTGGGTGTCAACCAACGGCTGTTTGATCAGGCGATGCGCCGCTACAACCGGCCACGGCGTTCATTTGGCGCAAAACTAGGCTTCTTTGTGGCGTCGCATCTTTATCAATCCAGCCTTCACGACCAATGGCGTAGCCGTTTCCGCTTCCTGTGCCTAACGGTGCTACGAACGCTGCAAGGGCGGCGCTTGACTCCGGGGGAGGCATAG
- a CDS encoding lasso peptide biosynthesis B2 protein, translating into MLRRHRLTVAVRCFFWACWLWPRLRWGTLLGVLGYVDKQRCSDLGSEAAPLLPESVAQTADAVVRRLPRLGVGECLLRSLVIYAVLRRRTDVEFVLGAGSLDESRRPALHCWIEANGCPLLEATDPYRRFRVLLRHRTPKAFQKP; encoded by the coding sequence GTGTTGCGTCGCCATCGCCTGACTGTCGCTGTGCGGTGTTTCTTTTGGGCTTGTTGGTTGTGGCCGCGTTTGCGGTGGGGAACGTTGCTGGGAGTACTGGGCTACGTGGATAAGCAACGGTGTAGCGACCTAGGCAGCGAGGCTGCGCCACTTTTGCCGGAGTCGGTTGCGCAAACGGCCGACGCGGTGGTGCGTCGCCTGCCTCGTCTGGGTGTTGGTGAATGTTTGTTGCGTTCACTGGTGATTTACGCCGTCTTGCGGCGGCGAACGGATGTGGAATTCGTGCTTGGCGCCGGTTCACTCGACGAAAGCAGACGCCCTGCTCTACACTGCTGGATTGAGGCAAATGGGTGTCCGTTGCTGGAAGCGACTGACCCGTACCGTCGTTTTCGGGTACTGTTGCGCCACCGAACGCCAAAGGCTTTCCAAAAACCATAA
- a CDS encoding lysophospholipid acyltransferase family protein, which produces MTWWLATLATFVLRVLGWTVRLDASNLRDLPDPLHGHLPTTTPIIYTFWHNQILAATLFFQRRGIVVMTSLSRDGDIIAEVIRRFGFGVARGSATRGSVGALKAMVKAIRRGADAAFTIDGPKGPRYRAKDGAAMLASLSGAPIQPVCIVTERYWTLKTWDRFRVPKPFTVGRVFYGRPIWVRRGATDADIAAATAQLQAELDALLNHWETQQRGRRRQGAATDADVLDSPPTAAAARLNAKIVSEAETK; this is translated from the coding sequence ATGACATGGTGGCTGGCGACGCTGGCGACGTTTGTGCTACGCGTGCTTGGCTGGACGGTGCGCTTGGATGCCTCCAACTTGCGCGATCTGCCCGACCCATTGCACGGCCATCTGCCGACGACGACGCCAATCATTTACACCTTCTGGCACAACCAGATTCTGGCGGCGACGCTGTTTTTTCAGCGCCGGGGCATTGTTGTCATGACCTCGCTGAGTCGGGACGGCGACATCATCGCCGAAGTCATTCGGCGATTCGGCTTTGGTGTGGCGCGGGGTTCGGCAACGCGCGGCAGCGTTGGGGCGCTCAAGGCGATGGTGAAGGCGATTCGGCGCGGCGCGGATGCGGCCTTTACGATTGACGGCCCGAAAGGGCCGCGCTACCGCGCCAAAGACGGCGCAGCGATGCTGGCCAGTCTGAGCGGCGCGCCCATTCAGCCGGTGTGCATTGTGACTGAGCGGTACTGGACGCTGAAGACATGGGATCGCTTTCGCGTCCCAAAGCCGTTCACCGTCGGACGGGTGTTTTATGGCCGGCCGATTTGGGTGCGGCGCGGCGCAACCGACGCCGACATCGCAGCAGCAACCGCGCAACTACAAGCTGAACTAGACGCTCTACTGAACCATTGGGAAACCCAGCAGAGGGGACGCCGGCGACAAGGCGCAGCGACGGACGCCGACGTGCTAGACTCGCCGCCTACTGCGGCGGCGGCACGTCTAAACGCCAAGATTGTCTCGGAAGCGGAGACAAAGTGA
- a CDS encoding radical SAM protein — protein MADLSASAILPVKRLTVGLTNLCNLDCDYCLRVAEAVHLDFDLLSDVLVQARDYGVTAVTYTGGEVTLHPRFRDVIRRTAELGFSYSLVTNGWHFPKIAPVLAETKNALFRVFFSMDGPTEEAHDAVRGKGSFRKIMAAMALCRFYGFPFGVNMVVTRRSVAAIERMAVLGARLGADVVQFMHMLPTSEEYDRKLSLTPDERRAAEREALAVDAILKIRVQFAAGSSAPAPGTPCVSLSGETVNLDCRGRLTLCCTLSDYRNAVGEGDIVADMRTTSFREACERVHQLALMQRERRNTALAAGHPDAEFPCHFCITAFDKTAWQKPALVQIGRVKRTPLASVYI, from the coding sequence ATGGCTGACTTGTCTGCTTCCGCCATCCTGCCGGTCAAGCGCCTAACGGTTGGACTCACCAACTTATGTAATCTCGATTGCGACTACTGCCTGCGCGTGGCGGAGGCCGTGCATCTAGACTTTGATCTGCTCAGTGATGTTTTAGTACAGGCGCGCGACTATGGCGTGACGGCCGTGACATACACAGGCGGCGAAGTGACCTTGCACCCGCGTTTTCGGGATGTCATCCGCCGAACAGCCGAGTTGGGGTTTTCCTATTCACTTGTCACCAATGGCTGGCACTTTCCAAAGATTGCGCCAGTGCTAGCCGAAACGAAAAATGCGCTTTTCCGGGTGTTCTTCAGCATGGACGGCCCGACCGAAGAAGCGCACGACGCTGTACGTGGCAAAGGCTCGTTCCGCAAGATTATGGCGGCGATGGCGTTATGTCGCTTCTACGGTTTTCCCTTCGGCGTCAATATGGTCGTCACCCGGCGCAGCGTCGCCGCCATTGAGCGCATGGCTGTCTTAGGCGCGCGACTGGGTGCAGATGTTGTTCAGTTTATGCACATGCTCCCAACGTCGGAGGAGTATGACCGGAAGCTGTCCCTGACGCCAGACGAGCGCCGCGCTGCTGAGCGGGAGGCACTGGCGGTGGATGCCATCCTCAAGATTCGAGTTCAGTTTGCAGCAGGTAGTTCCGCCCCCGCGCCGGGAACGCCCTGCGTGTCGCTTTCCGGCGAGACTGTCAACCTTGATTGTCGCGGACGACTTACGCTGTGTTGTACGCTCTCGGACTACCGCAACGCCGTGGGTGAAGGGGACATTGTGGCCGATATGCGGACGACTTCCTTTCGGGAGGCTTGCGAGCGCGTCCACCAGTTGGCATTGATGCAGCGTGAGCGCCGCAACACCGCGCTGGCGGCCGGCCACCCAGACGCTGAATTTCCATGTCACTTTTGCATCACGGCGTTTGACAAAACCGCGTGGCAAAAGCCTGCGCTCGTGCAAATCGGACGGGTGAAGCGAACACCTTTGGCGAGTGTGTACATATGA
- a CDS encoding ATP phosphoribosyltransferase regulatory subunit, producing the protein MMDALFKLPTGVTYILGPEVRRRRAIERIVFETFHGWSYEEIILPVYDAYALFAHSAGARPAEATYCFTDVEGELLALRPDLTSLVARTVATRCQDWPRPIRLCYVGEVFRNTHAARRVTEASWQLGAELFGNDRLEADVEVLLVALEALERLGLATVQVSLGHAGLLAGVAEELALSPAQANELREFVERRQAAALERWLRDRGASTLWRDILTTHGQTAALRWIRTQTANAQIRAALDDLEHVFDVAAALGVADRLTFDAADVSRLGYYTGMTFHLYVPGSGVALGSGGRYDALTRLFGAAEPAVGFQLSLDHLVRAADKLVLSLPPAIRLEADGDDLTAAFQQARQCRRAGERVEIHTARHSFPPAG; encoded by the coding sequence ATGATGGACGCCCTCTTCAAACTCCCTACCGGTGTGACCTACATCCTCGGACCGGAAGTGCGTCGCCGCCGGGCGATTGAGCGGATTGTCTTTGAGACGTTTCACGGCTGGTCATATGAAGAAATCATCCTGCCGGTCTATGATGCTTATGCCCTGTTCGCCCATAGCGCCGGCGCTCGGCCGGCGGAGGCGACGTACTGCTTCACTGATGTCGAAGGCGAGTTGTTGGCGCTGCGCCCAGATTTGACTTCACTGGTGGCGCGTACCGTCGCCACACGCTGTCAAGACTGGCCGCGCCCCATTCGGTTGTGCTACGTCGGTGAAGTCTTCCGCAACACTCATGCCGCCCGTCGCGTCACAGAGGCGAGTTGGCAGTTGGGCGCGGAACTGTTTGGCAATGACCGCTTGGAAGCCGACGTAGAAGTCCTTCTTGTTGCCCTTGAGGCGCTGGAACGGTTGGGACTCGCAACGGTGCAGGTATCGCTCGGCCACGCCGGCTTGCTGGCCGGCGTCGCGGAGGAACTGGCCCTTTCGCCGGCGCAAGCCAACGAACTCCGTGAGTTTGTGGAACGGCGGCAAGCAGCCGCGCTAGAGCGGTGGCTGCGCGATCGGGGGGCGTCCACGCTATGGCGCGACATACTGACCACTCATGGGCAGACGGCGGCGCTCCGCTGGATTCGGACACAAACCGCCAACGCCCAGATTCGGGCGGCGCTTGACGACTTGGAGCATGTTTTCGATGTGGCGGCGGCGCTTGGCGTCGCCGACCGATTGACGTTTGACGCCGCCGACGTGAGCCGCCTTGGCTACTACACGGGGATGACGTTCCACCTCTACGTCCCCGGCAGCGGCGTCGCTTTGGGGAGCGGCGGCCGCTACGACGCCCTGACCCGCTTGTTCGGCGCAGCCGAGCCGGCCGTCGGCTTTCAACTTTCGCTTGACCACCTCGTGCGCGCCGCCGACAAGCTTGTCCTTTCGCTCCCGCCCGCCATCCGGCTTGAAGCCGACGGGGACGACCTCACGGCGGCGTTTCAGCAGGCCCGTCAGTGTCGGCGGGCCGGTGAACGGGTTGAAATTCACACGGCGCGACATTCTTTTCCGCCCGCCGGTTAG
- the carA gene encoding glutamine-hydrolyzing carbamoyl-phosphate synthase small subunit, with the protein MEAILALEDGRLFHGRSIGAAGEATGEVVFNTAMTGYQEVLTDPSYAGQLVTMTYPHIGNYGVNAEDVESRRPFVAGFIVRELSATASNWRATEALGDYLKRHGIVGIEDIDTRALVRHIRERGAMRGIISTIERDGQRLAAKAAAAPSMVGAALAKTVTCAAAYTWASDAAEGARVNPPWRVVAFDFGVKFNILRRLSALGCQVTVVPATTTAEEVLRLRPDGLFLSNGPGDPEPLTDIAREVRRLAEVLPTFGICLGHQILALAFGGRTFKLKYGHRGANHPVKHLATGRVEITSQNHGFAVDADSLPDDLEVTHINLNDGTLEGFRHRHLPVFCVQYHPEAAPGPHDAAYLFEAFVALLPTRSTETAA; encoded by the coding sequence ATGGAGGCTATTCTTGCGCTCGAAGACGGGCGCTTGTTTCACGGCAGAAGTATTGGCGCAGCCGGCGAGGCGACCGGCGAGGTGGTCTTCAACACGGCGATGACCGGCTATCAGGAAGTGCTTACTGATCCATCCTATGCGGGACAACTAGTAACGATGACCTACCCGCACATTGGCAACTACGGCGTCAATGCAGAGGATGTCGAATCGCGTCGGCCGTTTGTTGCGGGCTTTATCGTCCGTGAATTGTCGGCGACGGCAAGCAATTGGCGTGCGACGGAAGCCCTTGGCGACTACTTGAAGCGGCACGGGATTGTCGGAATTGAGGACATTGATACGCGGGCGCTGGTGCGGCACATCCGCGAACGCGGCGCTATGCGCGGTATCATTTCCACCATCGAGCGCGATGGACAACGACTGGCAGCGAAGGCCGCCGCCGCGCCGAGTATGGTCGGTGCCGCGTTGGCGAAAACCGTAACCTGTGCGGCAGCGTACACATGGGCTTCCGACGCCGCAGAAGGCGCGCGCGTCAATCCGCCGTGGCGTGTCGTCGCTTTTGATTTCGGCGTCAAGTTCAACATCCTTCGTCGCCTTTCCGCCCTCGGCTGTCAGGTGACGGTCGTTCCGGCGACGACGACGGCTGAAGAGGTGCTCCGTCTTCGACCGGACGGCCTGTTTCTTTCCAACGGTCCTGGCGACCCAGAGCCGCTAACCGACATTGCCCGCGAGGTGCGCCGCCTAGCTGAAGTTCTCCCAACCTTCGGTATCTGTTTGGGGCATCAGATTTTGGCCCTTGCTTTTGGGGGTCGCACCTTCAAACTCAAGTATGGCCATCGCGGTGCAAACCATCCGGTCAAGCATCTGGCGACAGGGCGGGTTGAAATCACCTCGCAGAACCATGGTTTTGCCGTGGACGCCGACAGCCTGCCGGACGATCTCGAAGTGACGCATATCAACCTCAACGACGGGACGCTCGAAGGCTTCCGGCATCGTCACTTGCCGGTGTTTTGCGTCCAGTATCACCCGGAGGCTGCGCCGGGGCCGCATGACGCAGCCTATTTATTTGAGGCGTTCGTGGCGCTTCTGCCGACCCGTTCGACGGAGACTGCTGCATGA
- a CDS encoding ATP-grasp domain-containing protein has translation MAGFLTVAVLVVIRVWGGTYLCRNWRSAATEMRWGEPASGNVCTSPTSRLWLLKFQHPCCFQVCERIMTNAERTVVCLASYFKGVEFLREVKRQGCRVVLVTKEKFRHEDWPFESLDEFIPLPNDATPELFVYTVAQLARPRKLHTVVALEEFDVLTAALIREHLRLPGMGSTTARHFRDKLAMRIEAEQAGVRVPEFVHVLNYQDLDEYMKRVPPPWVMKPRTDVSAIGIKKLYDSEQVWQTIDYLDARDRLSERSSNYVLERFIPGDVYHVDSLVENGEVIFAGVNRYGRPPMSVAHDGGVFTTQTLPYDSPDRAALLDINRKLITGLKMRRGATHAEFIKSAESGEFYFLEIAARVGGAYIAEALEAASGVNIWAEWAKIELGRGEVPYVLPPTRQEYGGVALCLARQEYPDTSPFTDPEIVYRVKKRYHIGLVVRSTSHERVTALLQDYVARFERDYCAIIPPLERPE, from the coding sequence ATGGCCGGCTTCCTCACTGTCGCTGTGTTGGTGGTCATTAGGGTTTGGGGTGGGACGTATCTGTGTCGTAACTGGCGCAGCGCCGCTACCGAAATGCGGTGGGGTGAACCGGCGTCAGGGAATGTTTGCACCTCGCCGACAAGCAGGCTATGGTTGCTGAAATTTCAACATCCCTGTTGCTTTCAGGTTTGTGAGCGGATTATGACCAACGCTGAACGAACCGTTGTCTGTCTGGCGAGTTATTTCAAAGGCGTCGAGTTCCTCCGTGAAGTCAAACGGCAAGGATGCCGTGTCGTGCTTGTGACGAAGGAGAAATTTCGGCACGAAGACTGGCCGTTTGAAAGCCTTGATGAGTTTATTCCGCTACCGAACGACGCCACACCGGAGCTATTCGTCTACACGGTGGCGCAGTTGGCGCGGCCGCGCAAACTACATACCGTAGTGGCGCTGGAGGAATTCGACGTACTGACGGCGGCGCTTATTCGTGAGCACCTGCGGCTACCGGGCATGGGCAGCACGACGGCGCGGCACTTCCGTGACAAGCTCGCCATGCGCATTGAGGCCGAACAGGCTGGTGTGCGCGTCCCAGAGTTTGTACACGTCCTCAACTATCAGGATTTGGACGAGTACATGAAGCGCGTCCCGCCGCCATGGGTGATGAAGCCACGTACGGACGTGTCGGCGATTGGCATCAAAAAACTGTATGACAGCGAGCAGGTGTGGCAGACAATTGACTACCTTGATGCTCGCGATCGTCTCAGCGAACGCTCCAGCAACTATGTGTTAGAGCGATTCATCCCCGGCGACGTGTACCATGTGGACTCCCTAGTCGAAAACGGCGAGGTCATCTTTGCCGGCGTGAATCGGTATGGGCGGCCGCCGATGAGCGTCGCGCACGACGGCGGCGTCTTTACAACCCAAACCTTGCCGTATGACTCGCCGGATCGTGCGGCTCTGCTCGACATCAACCGGAAGCTGATTACGGGCTTGAAAATGCGGCGCGGTGCTACACATGCCGAGTTCATCAAAAGCGCTGAGAGCGGCGAGTTTTACTTTTTGGAAATTGCGGCGCGGGTTGGCGGTGCGTACATTGCGGAGGCGCTGGAAGCAGCGAGCGGCGTCAACATTTGGGCCGAATGGGCCAAAATCGAGCTGGGACGTGGTGAAGTTCCTTACGTGTTGCCGCCGACGCGCCAAGAGTACGGCGGGGTGGCACTGTGTCTGGCGCGGCAGGAGTACCCGGACACCTCACCGTTCACTGACCCGGAGATCGTCTATCGCGTCAAGAAGCGGTATCACATTGGGTTGGTCGTTCGCTCGACCAGCCATGAGCGGGTGACGGCATTGTTGCAGGACTATGTGGCCCGCTTTGAGCGGGACTACTGTGCCATCATTCCTCCCCTGGAGCGCCCGGAATGA
- a CDS encoding lasso peptide biosynthesis PqqD family chaperone yields the protein MTSFRPHPSVVSTEVEDSMVLLHLDTKRYFTLNSTGAFIWKHLAQGKTEADIVSALAAEYDADTERLAASTRRLLTQLEKAALIERA from the coding sequence ATGACGAGCTTTCGGCCGCATCCGTCGGTGGTCTCGACGGAAGTTGAAGACAGTATGGTGCTGCTGCATCTTGATACGAAACGATATTTCACGCTCAACAGCACGGGCGCGTTCATTTGGAAGCACCTTGCCCAAGGCAAAACAGAAGCCGACATTGTGTCTGCACTGGCCGCCGAATATGACGCCGACACTGAACGGTTGGCCGCCAGCACGCGACGATTGCTTACACAGCTTGAAAAAGCTGCGCTGATTGAACGCGCTTGA
- the tatC gene encoding twin-arginine translocase subunit TatC, giving the protein MAEKPLLTDKPDAPLAAPPDELEEAGTMGFLDHLDELRRRVFYVVAFVGVAFIVCWGFADVIYGFLAKPVADALRASRLAQIRSNAPLLSLAELPDGAQVAYVFGAGVAIDGVTIPAGTTVPARITRNAQGKRRLETAQTIVVNQRVVPEGFPLPADELFAAAPDPLGQLVVHTVQGAFSLYIKVAFYAAIFFSVPFALYQLYAFVAPGLYRHERAYIYPVLILGTAFFLVGAAFGYYVAFPQACLFLLSTAKDFQPMIEVNEYFDLIITIILGLGLVFELPTIVFALARLGLVTAGFLLRIWRLAVMVILVLAAVISPTADIPNLLIFAVPMLALYFLSVGIAYVFGRRRESDEEVAATDAAGELRSVG; this is encoded by the coding sequence ATGGCTGAGAAACCCCTCCTGACCGACAAGCCGGACGCTCCCCTTGCCGCACCGCCGGATGAACTCGAAGAAGCCGGAACTATGGGCTTTCTTGACCATCTGGATGAACTACGGCGGCGTGTATTCTACGTGGTCGCCTTTGTCGGCGTCGCCTTTATCGTGTGCTGGGGTTTCGCCGACGTCATTTATGGTTTTTTGGCCAAGCCGGTCGCCGATGCGCTACGGGCTTCCCGGCTGGCGCAAATCAGAAGCAACGCCCCGCTGCTTAGTCTGGCGGAACTGCCCGACGGCGCGCAGGTGGCGTACGTCTTCGGTGCGGGCGTCGCCATTGACGGCGTGACTATTCCCGCCGGAACGACCGTCCCGGCGCGCATTACACGCAACGCGCAGGGCAAGCGCCGACTAGAAACTGCCCAGACTATCGTCGTCAACCAGCGGGTAGTGCCGGAAGGCTTTCCATTACCAGCAGATGAACTCTTCGCCGCCGCCCCAGACCCGCTGGGGCAGCTGGTGGTGCATACCGTCCAAGGGGCATTCAGCCTCTACATCAAAGTCGCTTTCTATGCGGCGATTTTCTTTTCTGTTCCGTTTGCGCTCTATCAGCTATACGCCTTCGTCGCACCGGGTCTTTATCGGCACGAGCGCGCATACATTTACCCGGTGCTCATCCTCGGAACGGCCTTTTTCCTGGTGGGCGCAGCTTTTGGCTACTACGTCGCCTTCCCACAGGCTTGCCTGTTCTTGCTCAGCACGGCGAAGGATTTTCAGCCGATGATTGAGGTCAACGAATACTTCGATCTCATCATTACCATCATACTAGGGCTAGGGCTGGTCTTTGAACTGCCGACCATTGTTTTTGCACTGGCGCGGTTGGGGTTGGTGACGGCCGGTTTCCTGTTGCGCATCTGGCGGCTAGCCGTGATGGTCATTCTGGTTTTAGCCGCCGTGATTTCTCCCACCGCCGACATTCCCAACCTGTTGATTTTCGCCGTACCAATGCTGGCGTTGTACTTTTTGAGCGTCGGCATCGCCTACGTCTTCGGACGGCGACGCGAGTCGGATGAAGAAGTTGCGGCGACGGACGCTGCCGGGGAGCTTCGTTCTGTAGGGTAA